A genomic segment from Streptomyces sp. NBC_00237 encodes:
- a CDS encoding aldehyde dehydrogenase family protein produces the protein MTSTHAFWLAGRQATGDDTFDVTSPWDGRTVGTVSIPTDAQVEEAVAAAYAVRESFSATPAHTRAAALVHVADRLLERTEEIAQLISAENGKPIKWARGEVGRAVSVFRFAAEEARRFNGGEAQRLDTDAGGVGRLALTRRFNRGVVLGIAPFNFPLNLCAHKVAPAIAVGAPIILKPAPATPLSGLILGELLAETDLPTGSWSVLPVANDKMPALVQDERLPVVSFTGSETVGYAILDSVPRKHCTLELGGNGAAVVLGDFSDEKDLDWAATRIATFSNYQGGQSCISVQRVIADASVYDRLVPKIVAAVEAQVTGDPSDASTDVGPLVSEDAAKRVESWVDEAVKAGAELLTGGKRDGASYAPTVLAALPADTTLSCEEVFGPVLSVQKVDGEQEAFEAVNSSKYGLQAGLFTHDIQAAFRGHRALEVGGVIVGDVPSYRADQMPYGGVKQSGIGREGVRYAMDDYTYERVMVLTGIDL, from the coding sequence ATGACTTCCACCCACGCCTTCTGGCTCGCCGGCCGCCAGGCCACCGGCGACGACACCTTCGACGTCACCTCCCCCTGGGACGGCCGCACCGTCGGCACCGTCAGCATCCCGACCGACGCCCAGGTCGAAGAGGCCGTAGCCGCCGCGTACGCAGTGCGCGAGAGCTTCTCCGCCACCCCGGCCCACACCCGTGCCGCCGCCCTCGTCCACGTCGCCGACCGCCTCCTTGAGCGCACCGAGGAGATCGCCCAGCTGATCTCCGCCGAGAACGGCAAGCCCATCAAGTGGGCCCGTGGCGAAGTCGGCCGTGCCGTGTCCGTCTTCCGCTTCGCGGCCGAAGAGGCGCGCCGCTTCAACGGCGGCGAGGCCCAGCGCCTCGACACCGACGCGGGCGGCGTCGGCCGCCTCGCGCTCACCCGCCGCTTCAACCGGGGCGTCGTCCTCGGCATCGCGCCGTTCAACTTCCCGCTGAACCTCTGCGCGCACAAGGTCGCCCCGGCCATCGCCGTCGGCGCGCCGATCATCCTCAAGCCCGCCCCGGCCACCCCCCTCTCCGGGCTGATCCTCGGCGAGCTGCTGGCCGAGACCGACCTGCCCACCGGCTCCTGGTCGGTCCTGCCCGTCGCGAACGACAAGATGCCCGCCCTGGTGCAGGACGAGCGGCTGCCCGTCGTGTCCTTCACCGGCTCGGAGACGGTCGGGTACGCGATCCTCGACTCCGTCCCGCGCAAGCACTGCACCCTGGAGCTGGGCGGCAACGGCGCGGCCGTCGTCCTCGGCGACTTCTCCGACGAGAAGGACCTCGACTGGGCCGCGACCCGCATCGCGACCTTCTCGAACTACCAGGGCGGCCAGTCCTGCATCTCCGTGCAGCGCGTCATCGCGGACGCCTCCGTCTACGACCGGCTGGTGCCGAAGATCGTCGCCGCCGTCGAGGCCCAGGTCACCGGCGATCCGTCCGACGCCTCCACCGACGTCGGCCCGCTCGTCAGCGAGGACGCCGCCAAGCGCGTCGAGTCCTGGGTCGACGAGGCGGTCAAGGCCGGTGCCGAGCTGCTGACCGGCGGCAAGCGCGACGGCGCCTCCTACGCGCCGACCGTCCTCGCCGCCCTCCCGGCCGACACGACCCTCTCCTGCGAGGAGGTCTTCGGCCCGGTCCTCTCCGTCCAGAAGGTCGACGGGGAGCAGGAGGCGTTCGAGGCCGTCAACTCCTCCAAGTACGGCCTCCAGGCCGGTCTGTTCACCCACGACATCCAGGCGGCCTTCCGGGGCCACCGCGCCCTGGAGGTCGGCGGCGTGATCGTCGGCGACGTCCCCTCCTACCGTGCCGACCAGATGCCGTACGGCGGCGTCAAGCAGTCCGGCATCGGCCGCGAGGGCGTCCGCTACGCCATGGACGACTACACGTACGAGCGGGTCATGGTCCTCACGGGCATCGACCTGTAG
- the secA gene encoding preprotein translocase subunit SecA, which produces MPKLGLTHLTNRIMRAGEGRMLRKLEKIVAEVNLFDTEFRKLPDSELQSLTGEFKERYAEGESLDELLPEAFAAMREAAARTLGMRHFDVQIMGGAALHLQCVAEMRTGEGKTLVATLPLYLNALTGEGAHLVTVNDYLAERDATWMGAAYRFLGLTVGVIKADMSPADRRAAYACDITYGTNTEFGFDYLRDNMAWTLGELVQRGHHFAVVDEADSILVDEARTPLIISGPADQPTQWYDAFVKFAAAMNGVLVQEERFTSPLQKDELAEIRSRHHYEYDPKKRTVAILESGVAFLEDQLGIDNFYDSVHTPLIGHLNNALKAKELFKKDKDYVVMGGEVLIVDEHTGRLLTGRRYNDGLHQAIEAKEGVEIKNENQTLATVTLQNFFRLYGKGLSGMTGTAMTEAAEFHQIYQLQVVPIPTNRPMVRRDEPDLVYRTEDAKYQAVVTDIAERYATGQPVLVGTVSVEKSEHLSGLLRRRGIPHEVLNARNHRREAEIVARAGRRGAVTVATNMAGRGTDIMLGGGELPQPAEEAPGQAPAEAPPAGAPPVEDPHAADMAYDREAEAEEVKSLGGLYVLGTERHESRRIDNQLRGRAGRQGDPGASRFYLSLEDSLMLLFRAQAVDRVMTMANLPDDVPIENKLVTRAVAAAQSQLERQNFEARKDLLKYDEVMDRQRKLIYAERRRVLEGEDLRSQVGHFMDDTTDAYVAAATAEGYAEEWDLERLWTALRELYPITLDYDELLADPEGLTAEALAAAVRADIHERYAARESELGGEVLRELERRVLLAVLDRKWREHLYEMDYLREGIGLRSMLGREPVFEYQRDGFEMFTAMMDAIKEETVGFLFHLRVDVAEEPADLAPPPEEGLRFSAPTMDTEDGVVTRGTDDRRGGAKDTRRDARRDG; this is translated from the coding sequence ATGCCGAAACTCGGTCTGACGCACCTCACGAACCGCATCATGCGCGCCGGAGAAGGCCGTATGCTGCGCAAGCTGGAGAAAATCGTCGCAGAGGTCAATCTCTTCGACACGGAGTTCCGGAAACTCCCCGACAGTGAACTCCAGTCCCTCACCGGGGAATTCAAGGAGCGGTACGCCGAAGGGGAATCCCTCGACGAACTCCTCCCGGAAGCCTTCGCCGCCATGCGCGAAGCCGCCGCCCGCACCCTCGGAATGCGCCACTTCGACGTGCAGATCATGGGCGGGGCCGCGCTCCACCTCCAGTGCGTCGCCGAAATGCGCACCGGCGAGGGCAAGACCCTCGTCGCCACCCTCCCGCTCTACCTCAACGCCCTCACCGGCGAGGGCGCCCACCTGGTCACCGTCAACGACTACCTCGCCGAGCGCGACGCGACCTGGATGGGCGCCGCGTACCGCTTCCTGGGGTTGACCGTCGGCGTCATCAAGGCCGACATGAGCCCCGCCGACCGTCGCGCCGCGTACGCCTGCGACATCACGTACGGCACCAACACCGAGTTCGGCTTCGACTACCTGCGCGACAACATGGCCTGGACGCTGGGCGAACTCGTCCAGCGCGGGCACCACTTCGCCGTCGTCGACGAGGCCGACTCGATCCTCGTCGACGAGGCCCGCACCCCGCTGATCATCTCCGGGCCCGCCGACCAGCCCACCCAGTGGTACGACGCGTTCGTGAAGTTCGCCGCCGCCATGAACGGCGTACTGGTCCAGGAGGAACGCTTCACCAGCCCCCTCCAGAAGGACGAGCTCGCCGAGATCCGCTCCCGCCACCACTACGAGTACGACCCCAAGAAGCGCACCGTCGCCATCCTCGAAAGCGGCGTCGCCTTCCTGGAGGACCAGCTCGGCATCGACAACTTCTACGACTCCGTGCACACCCCCCTCATCGGTCACCTCAACAACGCGCTCAAGGCGAAGGAACTCTTCAAGAAGGACAAGGACTACGTCGTCATGGGCGGCGAGGTACTGATCGTCGACGAACACACCGGCCGCCTCCTGACCGGCCGCCGCTACAACGACGGCCTGCACCAGGCCATCGAGGCGAAAGAGGGGGTGGAAATAAAGAACGAGAACCAGACCCTCGCCACCGTCACCCTCCAGAACTTCTTCCGTCTGTACGGAAAAGGACTGTCCGGAATGACCGGCACCGCCATGACGGAGGCCGCCGAATTCCACCAGATCTACCAACTCCAGGTCGTCCCCATTCCGACCAACCGCCCCATGGTCCGGCGCGACGAACCCGACCTCGTGTACCGCACCGAGGACGCCAAGTACCAGGCCGTCGTCACCGACATCGCCGAGCGGTACGCGACCGGGCAGCCGGTCCTCGTCGGCACGGTCTCCGTCGAGAAGTCCGAACACCTCTCCGGCCTGCTGCGCCGCAGGGGCATCCCGCACGAGGTCCTCAACGCCCGCAACCACCGCCGCGAGGCCGAGATCGTCGCCCGCGCCGGACGCCGGGGCGCGGTCACCGTCGCCACCAACATGGCGGGCCGGGGCACCGACATCATGCTCGGCGGCGGCGAACTCCCTCAGCCGGCCGAGGAGGCCCCCGGACAGGCTCCCGCCGAGGCCCCGCCCGCCGGGGCCCCGCCCGTCGAGGACCCGCACGCCGCGGACATGGCGTACGACCGCGAGGCCGAAGCCGAAGAGGTCAAGAGCCTCGGCGGCCTCTACGTCCTGGGCACCGAACGCCACGAGTCCCGCCGCATCGACAACCAGCTCCGCGGCCGCGCCGGACGCCAGGGCGACCCCGGCGCCTCCCGTTTCTACCTCTCCCTCGAAGACAGCCTGATGCTGCTCTTCCGCGCCCAGGCCGTCGACCGCGTCATGACCATGGCGAACCTCCCCGACGACGTACCCATCGAGAACAAGCTGGTCACCCGTGCCGTCGCCGCCGCCCAGTCGCAGCTGGAGCGGCAGAACTTCGAGGCCCGCAAGGACCTCCTCAAGTACGACGAGGTCATGGACCGCCAGCGCAAGCTGATCTACGCCGAACGCCGCCGGGTGCTCGAAGGCGAGGACCTGCGGAGCCAGGTCGGCCACTTCATGGACGACACCACCGACGCGTACGTCGCCGCCGCGACCGCCGAGGGGTACGCCGAGGAGTGGGACCTCGAACGGCTCTGGACCGCCCTGCGCGAGCTGTACCCGATCACCCTCGACTACGACGAGCTCCTCGCCGACCCCGAAGGTCTCACCGCCGAAGCCCTCGCGGCAGCCGTCCGCGCCGACATCCACGAGAGGTACGCCGCCCGCGAGAGTGAGCTCGGCGGCGAGGTCCTGCGCGAACTGGAACGCCGGGTCCTGCTCGCCGTACTCGACCGCAAGTGGCGCGAGCACCTCTACGAGATGGACTACCTGCGCGAGGGCATCGGTCTGCGCAGCATGCTGGGCCGCGAGCCCGTCTTCGAGTACCAGCGCGACGGCTTCGAGATGTTCACGGCGATGATGGACGCCATCAAGGAGGAGACGGTCGGATTCCTCTTCCACCTCAGGGTCGACGTCGCGGAGGAACCCGCCGACCTGGCCCCGCCGCCCGAGGAGGGCCTGCGTTTCAGCGCCCCCACGATGGACACCGAGGACGGCGTCGTCACCCGGGGCACGGACGACCGCCGTGGTGGCGCAAAGGACACCCGCCGGGACGCCCGTCGCGACGGATGA
- a CDS encoding RIP metalloprotease codes for MTQFLLTVLGIVIFFVGLLVSIALHELGHLSFAKLFRIRVPQYMVGFGPTIFSRHKGETEYGIKAIPLGGYIRMIGMFPPGADGRIEARSTSPWRGMIEDARSAAYEELKPGDEERLFYTRKPWKRFVVMFAGPFMNLIIAFVLFLGVFMVIGQNKQTTTVDNVVPCVVSQSEDRACRDSDPPSPAKAAGLKKGDRIVAFQGQPVTDWAALSDRIRASRGEVSITVDRAGKQQVLTTTVGTNKVLKKDADGNPVKGEYVEAGYLGFGPGVAITPLTFGESIDQMGVMFQSGVDSLIALPSKVPDLWNAAFNGEERKSDSPMGVVGAARVGGEIMGLGLPTDTTIGFMLTLVAGFNLSLFLFNMLPLLPLDGGHMVGALWESLRRNLAKVFKRPDPGPFDVARLMPVAYVVAGIFICFTVLVLIADVVNPVRIS; via the coding sequence ATGACGCAATTCCTGTTGACGGTCCTCGGGATAGTCATCTTCTTCGTCGGGCTGCTCGTCTCGATCGCCCTGCACGAGCTCGGCCACCTCTCCTTCGCCAAGCTCTTCCGCATCCGCGTCCCGCAGTACATGGTCGGCTTCGGCCCCACCATCTTCTCGCGGCACAAGGGCGAGACCGAGTACGGCATCAAGGCCATCCCGCTCGGCGGCTACATCCGCATGATCGGCATGTTCCCGCCCGGCGCCGACGGCCGGATCGAGGCCCGCTCCACCTCGCCGTGGCGCGGCATGATCGAGGACGCCCGCTCGGCGGCGTACGAAGAGCTGAAGCCCGGCGACGAGGAGCGGCTCTTCTACACGCGCAAGCCGTGGAAGCGCTTCGTCGTGATGTTCGCCGGTCCCTTCATGAACCTGATCATCGCCTTCGTGCTCTTCCTCGGCGTGTTCATGGTCATCGGCCAGAACAAGCAGACGACCACCGTCGACAACGTCGTCCCCTGCGTCGTCTCCCAGAGCGAGGACCGGGCCTGCCGGGACAGTGACCCGCCGTCGCCCGCCAAGGCAGCGGGCCTGAAGAAGGGCGACCGGATCGTCGCCTTCCAGGGGCAGCCCGTCACCGACTGGGCGGCCCTCTCCGACCGCATCCGCGCCTCCCGCGGCGAGGTCAGCATCACCGTCGACCGCGCGGGCAAGCAGCAGGTCCTCACCACCACGGTCGGCACCAACAAGGTCCTCAAGAAGGACGCCGACGGCAACCCGGTCAAGGGCGAGTACGTCGAGGCGGGCTATCTCGGCTTCGGCCCCGGCGTCGCCATCACGCCCCTCACCTTCGGCGAGTCCATCGACCAGATGGGCGTCATGTTCCAGTCCGGCGTCGACTCCCTGATCGCGCTGCCCTCCAAGGTCCCGGACCTGTGGAACGCGGCGTTCAACGGCGAGGAGCGCAAGTCGGACTCCCCGATGGGCGTCGTCGGAGCCGCCCGCGTCGGCGGCGAGATCATGGGTCTGGGCCTGCCCACCGACACCACCATCGGCTTCATGCTCACCCTGGTGGCGGGCTTCAACCTCTCCCTGTTCCTCTTCAACATGCTGCCGCTGCTCCCGCTGGACGGCGGCCACATGGTCGGCGCCCTCTGGGAGTCCCTCCGCCGCAACCTGGCGAAGGTCTTCAAGCGGCCCGACCCCGGCCCCTTCGACGTGGCGAGGCTCATGCCCGTCGCGTACGTCGTCGCGGGCATCTTCATCTGCTTCACCGTGCTGGTCCTGATCGCCGACGTGGTCAACCCCGTCCGCATCTCCTGA
- the dxr gene encoding 1-deoxy-D-xylulose-5-phosphate reductoisomerase has translation MTDSPAPLADPHLRYGAVTEGPRDVVVLGSTGSIGTQAIDLVQRNPDRFRITALSAAGSQVGLLADQARQLGVRMVAVAREEAVPALREALRARYGKDPLPEILAGPDAATDLAASDCHTVLNGITGSIGLAPTLAALKAGRTLALANKESLIVGGPLVKALAKPGQIIPVDSEHAALFQALAGGTRADVRKLVVTASGGPFRGRTKAELAGVTREDALAHPTWAMGPVITVNSATLVNKGLEVIEAHLLYDIPFDRIEVVVHPQSYVHSMVEFTDGSTLAQATPPDMRGPIAIGIGWPERVPDAAPAFDWSKASTWEFFPLDTEAFPSVGLARQVGTLAGTAPAVFNAANEECVDAFLAGRLPFTGIVDTVAEVVAEHGTPASGTSLTLADVLEAENWARARARELAHAREKAQKKATAEARA, from the coding sequence ATGACCGACAGTCCAGCCCCTCTCGCCGACCCGCACCTCCGCTACGGAGCCGTGACCGAAGGGCCGCGCGACGTCGTGGTCCTCGGTTCCACCGGGTCGATCGGCACGCAGGCCATCGACCTGGTGCAGCGCAACCCCGACCGTTTCCGCATCACCGCGCTCTCCGCGGCGGGCTCCCAGGTCGGCCTGCTCGCCGACCAGGCCCGGCAGCTGGGGGTCCGTATGGTCGCGGTCGCCCGCGAGGAGGCGGTCCCCGCCCTGCGCGAGGCGCTGCGCGCCCGGTACGGGAAGGACCCGCTCCCCGAGATCCTCGCCGGACCCGACGCCGCCACCGACCTCGCGGCCTCCGACTGCCACACCGTCCTCAACGGCATCACGGGTTCCATCGGTCTCGCGCCCACGCTCGCCGCCCTGAAGGCGGGCCGCACCCTGGCGCTGGCCAACAAGGAATCCCTCATCGTCGGCGGCCCCCTGGTCAAGGCCCTGGCGAAGCCCGGCCAGATCATCCCGGTCGACTCCGAGCACGCCGCGCTCTTCCAGGCACTCGCCGGAGGCACCCGCGCCGACGTCCGCAAGCTCGTCGTCACCGCATCGGGCGGCCCCTTCCGTGGGCGTACGAAGGCGGAGCTGGCGGGCGTCACCCGCGAGGACGCGCTCGCCCACCCCACCTGGGCGATGGGCCCGGTCATCACCGTCAACTCCGCGACGCTCGTCAACAAGGGCCTGGAAGTCATCGAGGCGCACCTCCTCTACGACATCCCCTTCGACCGCATCGAGGTCGTCGTGCACCCTCAGTCGTACGTGCACTCCATGGTCGAGTTCACCGACGGCTCGACCCTCGCCCAGGCCACCCCGCCGGACATGCGCGGCCCCATCGCGATCGGTATCGGCTGGCCCGAACGGGTGCCGGACGCGGCCCCCGCCTTCGACTGGTCCAAGGCTTCCACCTGGGAGTTCTTCCCCCTCGACACGGAAGCCTTCCCCTCGGTGGGACTCGCCCGTCAGGTCGGAACGCTCGCGGGCACGGCCCCGGCGGTGTTCAATGCCGCGAACGAGGAATGCGTCGACGCGTTCCTCGCGGGACGGCTGCCGTTCACAGGAATCGTGGATACGGTCGCCGAGGTGGTGGCCGAACACGGAACTCCCGCGTCGGGAACTTCCCTCACGCTCGCGGACGTCCTGGAAGCAGAGAACTGGGCACGGGCCCGCGCCCGTGAACTGGCACACGCCCGTGAAAAGGCACAGAAGAAGGCAACGGCGGAGGCTCGCGCATGA
- a CDS encoding acyl-CoA dehydrogenase family protein gives MSAPHTHDPSGQQPKVTGPKVSEREARQVAEAAREQDWRKPSFAKELFLGRFRLDLIHPHPMPRAEDAQRGEAFLAKLKAFCATEIDSARIEREARIPDETIRGLKELGALGMKIDVKYGGLGLTQVYYNKALALVGSANPALGALLSAHQSIGVPQPLKLFGTQEQKDAFLPRLARTDISAFLLTEPDVGSDPARLATTAVPDGDDAYVLDGVKLWTTNGVVADLLVVMARVPRTEKGKGGITAFVVEADSPGVTVEHRNAFMGLRGLENGVTRFHQVRVPAANRIGPEGAGLKIALTTLNTGRLSLPAMCVGAGKWCLKIAREWSSVREQWGKPVAHHEAVGAKISFIAATTFALEAVLDLSSQMADEDRNDIRIEAALAKLYGSEMAWLMADELVQIRGGRGFETAESLAARGERAVPAEQVLRDLRINRIFEGSTEIMHLLIAREAVDAHLKVAGDLIDPDKTLSDKARAGAQATGFYARWLPKLVAGPGQLPRSFSEFHPDGHADLSGHLRYVERTSRKLARSTFYAMSRWQGRMETKQGFLGRIVDIGAELFAMSAACVRAELLRTTEDHGREAYQLADVFCRQSRIRTEELVNRLWTNTDDLDHKVVQGVLSGTYTWLEEGIVDPSGDGPWIADATPGPAKADNVHRPLR, from the coding sequence ATGTCCGCACCACACACCCACGACCCGTCCGGCCAGCAGCCCAAGGTCACCGGCCCCAAAGTCTCAGAACGTGAGGCCCGGCAGGTCGCCGAGGCCGCCCGCGAGCAGGACTGGCGCAAACCCAGCTTCGCCAAGGAGCTCTTCCTCGGCCGTTTCCGCCTGGACCTCATCCACCCGCACCCGATGCCCCGGGCCGAGGACGCCCAGCGCGGCGAGGCGTTCCTCGCCAAGCTGAAGGCGTTCTGCGCGACCGAGATCGACAGCGCCCGCATCGAGCGTGAGGCCCGCATCCCCGACGAGACGATCCGCGGGCTCAAGGAGCTCGGCGCGCTCGGCATGAAGATCGACGTGAAGTACGGGGGCCTCGGCCTCACCCAGGTGTACTACAACAAGGCGCTCGCCCTCGTCGGCTCCGCCAATCCGGCGCTCGGCGCGCTCCTCTCCGCCCACCAGTCCATCGGCGTACCGCAGCCGCTGAAACTGTTCGGCACCCAGGAGCAGAAGGACGCGTTCCTGCCGCGCCTGGCCCGCACCGACATCTCCGCCTTCCTGCTCACCGAGCCGGACGTCGGTTCCGACCCCGCCCGGCTCGCCACCACCGCCGTGCCCGACGGCGACGACGCGTACGTCCTCGACGGCGTGAAGCTGTGGACGACGAACGGCGTCGTCGCCGACCTCCTCGTCGTCATGGCACGCGTGCCCAGGACGGAGAAGGGCAAGGGAGGCATCACCGCCTTCGTCGTCGAGGCCGACTCGCCCGGCGTCACCGTCGAGCACCGCAACGCCTTCATGGGCCTGCGCGGCCTGGAGAACGGCGTCACCCGCTTCCACCAGGTGCGCGTCCCCGCCGCGAACCGCATCGGGCCCGAGGGGGCGGGGCTGAAGATCGCGCTCACCACCCTCAACACCGGGCGGCTCTCGCTGCCCGCCATGTGCGTCGGCGCGGGCAAGTGGTGCCTGAAGATCGCCCGCGAGTGGTCCTCGGTGCGCGAGCAGTGGGGTAAGCCGGTCGCCCACCACGAGGCCGTGGGAGCCAAGATCTCCTTCATCGCGGCCACCACCTTCGCCCTCGAAGCCGTACTCGACCTGTCCTCGCAGATGGCCGACGAGGACCGCAACGACATCCGCATCGAGGCGGCCCTCGCCAAGCTGTACGGATCCGAGATGGCCTGGCTGATGGCCGACGAACTGGTCCAGATCCGGGGCGGACGCGGCTTCGAGACCGCCGAGTCGCTCGCCGCACGCGGCGAACGCGCCGTCCCCGCCGAACAGGTCCTGCGCGACCTGCGCATCAACCGCATCTTCGAGGGCTCGACGGAGATCATGCACCTCCTGATCGCCCGCGAGGCCGTGGACGCCCACCTGAAGGTGGCGGGGGACCTGATCGACCCCGACAAGACGCTCTCCGACAAGGCGCGGGCGGGCGCCCAGGCCACCGGCTTCTACGCCCGCTGGCTGCCCAAGCTCGTCGCGGGGCCCGGTCAACTCCCGCGCAGCTTCAGCGAGTTCCACCCGGACGGCCACGCCGACCTCTCCGGCCACCTGCGGTACGTCGAACGCACCTCCCGCAAGCTCGCCCGCTCCACCTTCTACGCGATGTCCCGCTGGCAGGGCCGCATGGAGACCAAGCAGGGCTTCCTCGGCAGGATCGTCGACATCGGCGCGGAACTCTTCGCCATGAGCGCCGCCTGCGTGCGCGCCGAACTCCTGCGCACCACCGAGGACCACGGCCGCGAGGCGTACCAGCTCGCCGACGTGTTCTGCCGCCAGTCCCGCATCCGTACCGAAGAACTCGTCAACCGCCTCTGGACCAACACCGACGACCTCGACCACAAGGTCGTCCAGGGAGTCCTGTCCGGCACGTACACCTGGCTGGAGGAGGGCATCGTCGACCCGAGCGGCGACGGCCCCTGGATAGCCGACGCCACCCCGGGACCCGCGAAGGCGGACAACGTCCACCGCCCCCTCCGCTGA
- a CDS encoding PucR family transcriptional regulator — MPPTLASLVHHSALKLVVRAGEDRLETPVRWAHVSELADPVPYMEGGELLLITAMKLDAENPEAMRRYVRRLVGAGVVGLGFAVGVSYDDIPQALLAAAKEEGLPLLEVPRRTPFLAISKAVSAAIAADQYRAVTAGFEAQRELTRAALTGPGDLVARLAAHVDGWAAVYDASGALVAAAPEWAARRAARIVPDVERLRDRPAPASAVVAGVAGAADEGPGEDRVELQSLGAGRRARGTLAVGTAAPLGTAERYAVHSAVALLTLTTERTRALQAAETRLGAAVLRMLLAGEPDHARAVAGDLYGGLLDAPFRLVIAEAAVEGADVDEPLQALVDALESAAARAGEVILVVPDGGRVVILAADGGESVAACAAHMAERRGEAARPMEPAEDGDVVVGLSAPAGPIAAATAFKQAEQALSVARRRGRALVEHEELATGSVLPLLADDAVRAFADGMLRALREHDATGRGDLVASLRAWLSRHGQWDAAAAQLGVHRHTLRYRMRRVEEILGRSLDDPDVRMELWLALKATSGS; from the coding sequence ATGCCGCCCACGCTCGCCTCCCTCGTCCACCACTCCGCGCTCAAACTCGTCGTGCGCGCCGGGGAGGACCGGCTGGAGACCCCGGTGCGCTGGGCGCACGTCAGCGAACTCGCCGACCCCGTCCCGTACATGGAGGGCGGCGAGCTGCTCCTCATCACCGCGATGAAGCTCGACGCCGAGAACCCGGAGGCGATGCGCCGGTACGTGCGCCGCCTCGTCGGCGCGGGGGTGGTCGGGCTGGGCTTCGCGGTCGGCGTCTCGTACGACGACATCCCGCAGGCCCTGCTCGCGGCGGCGAAGGAGGAGGGGCTTCCGCTTCTCGAAGTGCCGCGCCGCACCCCCTTCCTCGCCATCTCCAAGGCGGTCTCGGCGGCCATCGCGGCCGACCAGTACCGGGCGGTCACCGCCGGTTTCGAGGCGCAGCGCGAGCTGACCAGGGCGGCGCTGACCGGGCCCGGCGACCTGGTGGCGAGGCTCGCCGCGCACGTCGACGGCTGGGCCGCCGTGTACGACGCGTCGGGCGCGCTCGTCGCCGCCGCCCCGGAGTGGGCGGCCAGGCGGGCCGCCCGGATCGTTCCGGACGTGGAGAGGCTGCGGGACCGGCCCGCCCCGGCCAGCGCGGTCGTGGCCGGGGTCGCGGGGGCGGCCGACGAGGGGCCCGGCGAGGACCGCGTCGAACTCCAGTCGCTGGGGGCCGGACGCCGGGCACGCGGCACCCTCGCCGTCGGCACCGCGGCCCCGCTCGGCACGGCGGAGCGGTACGCCGTCCACTCCGCAGTGGCGCTGCTGACGCTGACCACGGAACGGACCCGGGCCCTCCAGGCCGCCGAGACACGGCTCGGCGCGGCGGTGCTGCGGATGCTGCTCGCGGGGGAGCCCGACCACGCCCGCGCGGTCGCCGGGGATCTGTACGGAGGGCTGCTCGACGCGCCCTTCCGGTTGGTGATCGCCGAGGCGGCGGTGGAGGGCGCGGACGTGGACGAACCGCTCCAGGCCCTGGTCGACGCGCTGGAGTCGGCGGCGGCACGGGCGGGCGAGGTCATCCTCGTCGTGCCCGACGGGGGCCGGGTGGTGATCCTGGCGGCGGACGGCGGCGAATCGGTCGCGGCGTGCGCGGCACACATGGCGGAGCGGCGGGGGGAGGCGGCGCGGCCGATGGAACCGGCGGAGGACGGCGACGTGGTCGTCGGCCTCTCCGCCCCGGCCGGGCCGATCGCGGCGGCCACCGCCTTCAAACAGGCCGAACAGGCCCTTTCGGTGGCCCGGCGGCGCGGGCGGGCGCTCGTCGAGCACGAGGAGCTGGCGACGGGCTCGGTCCTTCCCCTCCTCGCGGACGACGCGGTACGGGCCTTCGCCGACGGCATGCTGCGGGCGCTGCGCGAGCACGACGCGACCGGGCGGGGGGATCTGGTCGCCTCCCTCCGGGCCTGGCTCTCCCGGCACGGCCAGTGGGACGCGGCGGCGGCCCAGCTCGGTGTGCACCGGCACACGCTGCGGTACCGGATGCGGCGGGTCGAGGAGATCCTGGGCCGCTCCCTGGACGACCCGGACGTCCGCATGGAGCTGTGGCTCGCCCTGAAGGCGACGTCGGGGTCCTGA